A genomic region of Pseudomonadota bacterium contains the following coding sequences:
- the rpiB gene encoding ribose 5-phosphate isomerase B has product MRVAIGSDHGGYDLKEQIITVLKDLGHEVDDRGCYSTASVDYPDFARQVCKVVEQGSSQRGILICGTGIGMSMAANRYKSIRAALCHELFTARMSREHNDANILCMGARVIGPGLAIEMVKTWMATDFAGGRHQTRIDKI; this is encoded by the coding sequence GTGAGAGTTGCAATCGGCAGTGATCATGGCGGTTATGATCTGAAAGAACAGATAATTACTGTGCTCAAGGACCTGGGACATGAAGTGGATGACCGGGGATGCTATTCCACTGCTTCTGTCGATTATCCGGATTTTGCCAGACAGGTATGCAAGGTTGTTGAACAGGGCAGTTCTCAGCGGGGTATCCTGATCTGCGGCACCGGTATCGGGATGTCCATGGCGGCAAACAGGTATAAATCAATCCGGGCGGCATTATGCCACGAGCTTTTTACCGCCAGGATGAGCAGAGAACATAATGATGCAAATATTCTCTGCATGGGGGCAAGGGTTATCGGGCCTGGACTTGCCATTGAAATGGTCAAGACCTGGATGGCAACGGACTTTGCCGGGGGGCGACATCAGACCCGGATTGATAAGATTTGA